In Novosphingobium kaempferiae, the DNA window CATTGCGTGTCGCATTGCCCGCCGCGCAGGCTTGAGGGGGGTCTGGTCGACCGACCGCCCACGCCCCTACTCCATCGCCGCAGCATGGCAGGACAAAGATCGCACCTATCTGCAACGCGCAGCCGATCACGCAGACATCGTCATCGCCGACTATGCATTTCAGGCAGAGGCGTTCATGCATTTCGTCAATCGGCCATCCGCCATCGTTATGCACGACCTGTTTCATCGGCGCGATGCGCAGCCGGATGTGACGGACTCCGTGGCAAAACTCGGGAAGGACGATGAGATCGCCTTGCTGGCCAAGGCGGATGCCGTCATCGCCATCCAGTCCAGCGAGGCGCATTTCATTCTGGATAATGTGCCCGGCAGTTCAGCGATCCTCGCCCCAATGGCGGTGAATACGGTGTCGGACGTGCAGCCGGGCAAGAATGGTCGCCTGCTATTTGTGGGCAGCAATACGGCGCCCAACGTCGTTGGTCTGGAATGGTTTTTCCGGGATGTATGGCCTCTGGTCAAAGCGCATTCTCCATCCGCAACGCTGGACATCGCGGGCACCGTGAACGCGGGCTTTGCCGAAACAGCGCCGGCAGGCGTCGGTTTCCTCGGTCTAGTGGACGATCTGACCTCGCTGTATACCGATGCCGCGATCGTCATATCCCCTCTGACATTCGGTTCGGGGCTCAAGATCAAGCTGGTCGAAGCCATGGCGAACGGAAAAGCCGTCGTCGCCACCGGAGTCACCCTGCAAGGCGTCGAAGCCGAATGCGACGGAGCGGTGATACGCGCCGACACCGGAGTGCAGTTCGCCGAAGCGATCGTAACGCTGCTCGATGACGACCATCGGCGCATCGCACTCGCTCGCGCAGCGCTTTGCGCGGCTAAGACCCATTTCTCGGCTCCTGCGTGCCACGCCGAATTCATCGCCTGGCTGGAGAGCAGTCGGCCCACCTGCAGCATCGAACCGGGCATCACCGAGTGATGAGCGCGCCGCCCCGCCTTGCCATGCCCCTGCTCTGGTCGACGGCCTCAAGCCTCGGCACGCAGGCTTTGTCGTTCCTGACCTTTGCGGTTCTGGCCAGACTCCTCGGCGCGCCAGCATTCGGTTTGGTGGCACTGGCTGCGCTCTTCATAGACTTGCTGTTGGTAGTCAGCAATGCAGGCATCAACGAAGCCGTGATACAGCGCCGCGACCTTACCGAGGAAGATGCGGCCACGGCGTTTTGGGCTAATCTTGGGTGTGGATTGGTCTTCTGTCTTGCGGTTATCGCGGCTGCGCCCGTTATCTCGCACGCCTTCGGACAGCCGGCACTTGCGTCGATAGTCAGGGCTCTGGCCTGCATTTTCGTCATCACGCCGCTCGGCGCCATTCATACTGCGCGGCTGGCGCGGGATTTGCGGTTTCGTTCGATCGCGTCGCGCAATGTCGCCGCTTCGCTGGCGGGAGCGGCAATAGGGTTGCCGCTGGCCTTCGCCGGATATGGAGTATGGGCGCTTGTTGGGCAGCGCATCGCCGCGGCTCTGGCCCTGGCGACCAGTGCCTGGGTCAGCACGCGATGGTTGCCCAAGTGGCGCTTTCGATGGAGCACTTGCAAACAGTTGCTCAGGTTCGGTGGCTATATCGGCTTGTCCGGGACGCTGAACCAGCTCAATATCCGCATCGCCGAGATTATTTCCGGCGCATTGGTCGGACCGATTGCGGTAGCATTCATACGTGCCGGATCCCGGATCGTCGAAGTCCTCAATCAGGTCACCTACATGCCATTCCAGCAGATCGCGATGCCGGTGCTGGCACGCAATGCGCATGATCGACAGGCCATCCGGGCAACCTACCTTCGGCTAAGCCGTCTTTCGGCGTTCATCATGTTCCCGGCCTTTCTGGGCAGTTTCGCGCTGGCTCCGCAGATCGTCGCTCTGGTCTTCGGCGAAGGTTGGGAGCCGGTTGCCGATGCCTTGCGGATTTTTGCCTGCGCTGTCGTTGCATCGCAAATCAACAACCTGATCCTCGCGGCCATCACCGCTGCGGGCGCATCCCGGACGGTCCTGTCGTGGACCACGACCCAGATCTGTCTGGGAAGCCTTGCCGCAATCGCGGTTCACGGACTGGGCTGGCAGGCCATGCTGATTACCGGCGTCGCACGGGGCTATCTGGTTCTGCCGTATGGTTTCTATCTGCTGCATCGGCACGCCGATGTAGGCTTCAAGGATGTGCTTCGCAGCATTCGCCCCGCGCTGGTAAGCGCCATACTTATGGCCTGTGTCGTACTTGCAGGCGTCAACGCCTGCGAGGCGGCAATTCCCGATGTGCAGGTCGTAGCGTTGTGGTTACCGGCCGGCGCGATGACCTATTTTGTCGTTTATATCTGGCAGGATCGCGAAATCGTCCAACAGGTACGCGCAATGGTCAACCTGAAGATGAGACGAGCACCCGCCGCTGACGCATCAAGCTGAACGCCTGACCGCATGCAGCATTCCGCTCCAACTGCCGCCTAGGTTCCAGCCAATACGCGCACGGCGCGCCGCGCCCGTTGAAAGGGAGAAGGCCGACGAGCTGCCCATAGATCCTCTATATCGGCATCGGCAAGTCTGGTCAGCGTGAAGAAATGTTCGATATCCTGCAGCAACGTGTGCAGCCGTGCAGACACTTCTTGCGCACTATAGTTCTGGAACCATGCCCCCAACGGAGGAGCGGGTCTCCTTTCCTGAACAGCTTTCAGGACAGCCGCCACGTCCCATGCCAGGGAATGAACGCGAATCTTCCGACAGTTGAAGCCCGGATCGAGGTAGTCCGCCAAAGCGTCGTTGAGACTTGAAAATACCACGCACCCCTGCCCGAGCGCTTCAAGTGGCGGCAGGCCGAAGCCCTCGGTTGCGCCGACGTCTGCCCAATGTTCCAGAGAATCGTAGAGGTAGACTTTGGAGCGCCGGAACCACGCCGAAAGATCATCTACCCACCCATCAAGTACGGTGACGCGGCATTGTGACTGCAGCGCGGGAACGAGCCGGTCAAGCAGGTAGCGTGAGGATTTGCGCACCTGCACCAGCACATCGATGTCCCGCTCCCCGCCGTAGTTCGGCCAACCCGGTTCCACGATGTTCGGAAGGTAAGCAATATAGGAATTGGGCGCGTGACGTCCCCAATAGGCCATGGAATGACGGCTGACGCACAGGATCGGCACTCGCGGTGGCATGGCCATCCTCCAACCCGTGCTGTGGGCCACATAGATCACGTCACGACGCTCCAGCTTTTCCAGCAATGCTGCAATATCCGGGCCCCAATGGATCACGAATATAGGTGCGTCCGTGCTGCCGGCAGCACCGATCGGGTGCATTGCCAGAACGTCATCGATATGCAGTCCGCCTTCGACGCGCTCGCGATAATATGCCGCGCTTGCAACACGCAGCGTGCCGCAGATGGTCAGGAAGCGCGCTTGCGCGGAATTTCCGCCGACATCGAGGCGACCGTCGGGAAACAGGAATATCAAAGGGCGCATCGCTACTCCATCAGCCATTGGGAATGGCGGTTTGCGCGGGTCGGAGTACCGCAGACGGTAAATCGACGAGTGCAGTCTCCGGGCTGAACGATCTGCCCTGCCGTCGTATCGCATCGAATAGTCCGAGGCGCTTGAGCAGGCTCTCCGTAAGGCTCGACAGCATAAGCCTGCGCGCGTCACGATGAGGCGCGACAAGCCGTATCGCCTCGATCAGCCTGCCGTTCCGCGATGCATCCAGAGCCTCGACCTGTCGCCGCGCGCCTTCAAGGTTCTCCACGCGGGCACGCAACTGTTCGGCCAGATGCCCGTCATGAGCGCTATAGGCCCGAGTCGCATCAAGCAGCGCGCGAAGGTCCGGGGACGTCAAGCGATGCGAAGTGGAGCCCGAATGCTTGCGATAGCAATACGTCGCCTGCGGCATGAAGCGATAACGCGCGCCAGCAAGCATTGCCCGCAAAACAAGGTCGAAATCCTCCCCTATCCGCAGGCGTTCATCGTAGACGATTGCATGACGCCGGAGAAACGTGAGGTCAAACAAAGGCTTGAGGTAACCAAGCGAGATATCGCGCGCGCCGATCATGCCGCGCCGGACGAACTCTGCTGGCCCTATGTTGCGCGCCGTCTGCCAGGTCGGGCCTTGCGCGAAGATGTGTGTACGGATCACGTCGCGATCCTGTTCGAATTCAACCATGTTGGCGGCGCAAATATGTGCTCCGTCCCTTGACTGACCGGCTACGAGCCGTTCCAAATGGTGCGGATCCAGAATATCGTCGCTATCCACGATCGCGGCGAAGCGCCCTCGCGCGGCATTCAGGCTTGCATTGCGGACCGCACTGAGCCCCTTGCAGGGACCGTCGAGCACACGGATCCGTTCATCCACCTCCGCATGGGCACGCGCCAGTTGAGCGGTCGCATCCGAAGAGCCATCATCGACGACGACGATCTCGATATCCGTGAACGTCTGGGCACGCACGGAGAGGATCGCCTCATCAATGAACAGTGCCGCGTCGCGGGCTACCATGAGAACTGAAACGAAAGGGGCTGCCATCGCACCTCCGCCACGGGCAAGCCGTTGCCCTACTGAACTCCGAAAGAACTAGCGTTTCGGATGCGGGCAGCGAACCGCAAAGTCATCCATTTCGGACGCAGAACCAGGGAGCGGCAGGTACGACAGGCAATCGCCCGTGGACTGTTTGGTCTGCGTTGCGCCCCTAGCCATTCTAACCGCTTGAGTCGGCTTGAATGCACTGCAACATTATCCCTGCCCAGGACGAAAGCGCCGGACGCGATCCGGCGGCTTCGACCATGTGGCGGGAAATGGGATGTGAAAGCGATGCAGCATGAAGAAACGGCCGATCTGCCTTACCTGCGCAAGGTCGTGGGGGCGTCGATGGCAGGCACGGTCGTCGAATGGTACGAGTTCTTTCTCTACGGCACGGCGGCCACGCTCATTTTCGGCAAGCTGTTCTTTCCTGCCACTGGTAACGATCTTGACGGCGTGATCGCCGCCTTTGCGACATATGCCGTGGGCTTCATCGCCCGCCCGCTCGGCGGCGTTGTCTTCGGGCATATCGGTGACAGGATCGGTCGCAAGTCGCTGCTGCAGTTCAGCCTGCTGCTCATCGGCTTCTCTACATTCCTCATGGGATGCCTGCCGACTTTTGGCGCCATCGGATACTGGGCACCGGTGCTGCTGGTGCTGCTGCGCTTCGTCCAGGGGTTCGCGCTCGGCGGCGAATGGGGCGGAGCGGTGCTGCTGGTGGCGGAACACAGCCCCAACCACAGCCGCGCCTTTTGGGGCAGTTTCCCGCAGGCAGGCGTGCCGCTCGGCAACCTGCTGGCGACAGTGGTGCTGCTCGTCCTTTCGGCCACGTTGACGGATGGCCAGTTCCTTTCGTGGGGCTGGCGCATCGGTTTCTGGCTGTCGGCGGTGATCGTCGGGATCGGGTACTACATCCGCACGCAGGTTACCGATTCACCGATCTTCGAGGCCGCCAAGGCTGAAGCCGAAGAGCGCGCCCACGAGGATTATGGCCTTAGCGAAGTCTTCCGCCGTTACCCGCGAGGCGTGTTCACCGCGATGGGCCTGCGCGTCGGTGAGAACATCCTCTATTACATGGTCGTCACGTTCTCGATCACGTACCTCGCCCATATCGGGGTCGATACCACGGAAATCCTCGCGCTGCTGTTCTGCGCCCACATCCTGCATGTTGTGCTCATCCCCATGTTCGGGGCGATGGCGGACCGGATCGGACGCAGGCCGGTCTACATGCTCGGGGCTGCGTTGACCATCGCCTGGCCCTTCGCCGCCTTCCCGATGTTCAATAGCGCCAGCACCGTCGTCGTGCTGGGGGGCATTTTCCTCGGCATGTTCGTCCACGCCCTGATGTACGCGCCGCAACCCGCGATCATGGCGGAGATGTTCCCGACCCGAATGCGCTACTCGGGCGTGTCGCTGGGCTATCAGGTGACCGCGATATTCGCAGGTTCGTGGGCGCCGCTCATCGGCACCACGCTGCTTCGCGAGTACGATGACTGGCTGCCCATCGCGTTCTACGTCGCGGCGGCCGGAGCGATCAGTCTGATTTCGGCGCTCATCATGGTGGAGAGCAAGGGCGTGTCGCTTCTCGCCATCGACCGTGAAGACCAGATGAGGCTCAACGCGGCTTCATCCTGACTTCTCGCTGCTGCCGACAGGAAAGTATCCAAAGCCCAGGGCGGCAAAGAGCATGATCGTCGGTGCGACGAGCGCCGCCGGGCGGATCGGCTCCACCGGCGATTTGCTCAACTCGAGTACGAGATAGGAGAGCCAGAAGCAGGTCGGCAGCGAGGGCGTGAGAACGAACCGGCGGAGCAGCGCCGCGATGCCGCACAGCCAGGTCGCGAGGAGAACGCCGAGGCCGAGGTAGCCCGTCTCCACGATGGTCTGGATATAGCTGTTGTGGAACGAGAAGGCGGTGCCTTCCTGCCGCACGCCGAAATAGCGCCACAGTCCGATCGCGTCGGCATTGGCCGGGGTCCAGAAGCCGAAGTAACCGGTGCCCAGCCACGGTCTCTCGGCGATGATGTATTCCGCTCGATACCATAGGTAGCCCCGGCCGGTAAGGCCCGCATCCTTGTCGGACATCTCCGTCACCATGGCGAGCAGGGAATCGAAGAATGTCGCGCCCAGCGCCAGCGCGGCCAGCAGAGCGACAGTGAACCCGATTTTCACCGCTGGCGAGCATCGGCGCAGTAGCAGCATCGCGAATAGCAATCCTCCCGCCACCGCGAGCGAGGCGACGGCTCCTGCCGACCGCGCTCGCTCGGTAGCGACGAGGCAGGCCAGCGCGACGATGGCGCATAACCCGGCTCGCCCGAAAGCGCGCCTTTCGAGACAAAGCGCTGCCACCGCAATGGCAAGCAATGCGGCGGTGGCGGCACTATCGGCAAAGTAGTTCTTCGCCTCACCGCCCAGCCCGACCAGTGCCGGTATCCCGTCGATCCCGTCAGGCTGGGAATGACCGGCAACCAGCGAAGCGGCGGTATAGCCCGCGAATACCCCGAACAGCCCGAGCAGGACGATGCGGGGTCGCACGGCTTGCGAAAGCAGCAGGCCTGCAAAAGCGGTCAGCGTCATCTGTATTGCCGCACGGCCTGTCACCATCGGATAGATAGCCCATGCAACCGAGATCAAGGCCAATGCCGGATAGGCAAGTTGCGGGGAGCAACGCTTCAAAACGTTACGACACTGATCGACGCGCAGGGCGGCGTAGAGGCACATCAGCATCAACCCGAAGCCGGCACCTGCCGTACCCAGATTGGCCGGTATCCGCGAAAGCACTATGAGCGCCGCAAAGGCGCCGTCCTGAACGGCGCGCCCCGCCAGCGGGTTGACGATGCGAACAGGCCGCCTTGTCGCCAAGGAGGCCGAGTTCATCGGGCCGTTTCCGGCTGCCCGCCAATCGGCACGCGGTTTCGGAGAGCCTTCAATCTATCCACCCATCGTCGCGCATTTCTTCCGAGCGACAGTTCGACCCAGCGGTGCGTCATGACCGCAACGAGAATTGCGCTGGCGAATGCTCCGACAATCAGGAACGGTGCGAAGGCGGGCAACAGAAGACCGGAGTGCTTCGCCGCCAGTATCCATGCCTGCGTCACGAAGGGATGCGTCAGATACAGCGCATAGCTGGCGGCTCCGAGCATCTGCGCCGGCCGCCATGTGATCGATAGCCCGCCCCGCTCCGCCACGAGCGCGGCGAGCATTACAGCACAGGCTGGGACCAACGATACCGGCCATCCCTCGGGAAATGGCCATTGGGCCGTCCAGATCAGCACGACCAAAGCCACGACGCCACTAAATGTGGCGAACCGGGCCATACTTCGGGATACCGGCAACCGTGGATACACCCAACCCAGCACCATGCCCGCTGCGAATTCCAGCAGGATGGGCTGGGTGAGAAATTGGAGTTCGGGCCGCATGGCTTGTCGCAGCAATGCTCCCAGCAGTACCGCGAAGCCGAGCATTCCTACACCGCACAACACGCGGCGACCGGTGTCTCTGACAGTCAATCCGACCGCGAAGACAAGATAGAACGCCATCTCGAAATTGAGCGACCAGCCCACGAAAAGGATCGGGCGCATCGTCCCGTCGACCCGCTCGTAGGGGATGAACAGAAGCGAGCGCAGCAACGCGCCCCAGTCTGCCTGCGTCGTGCCCAGCAGCGCGGGCCGGATCAGAGCGACCGCGAACAGGCAGAATGTCAGCGTCCAGTAGAGCGGCGCAATCCGCAGCAACCGGTCCAGCATGAAACGCCCCGGAGAGATCGCACGTCCCGAAGTCGCGTGAATCATGATGAAGCCGCTGATGACGAAGAACAGATCCACGCCGACCGCGAAGAGATCGAACACGCCTTTTCCCAGCCCCAGCGGGCGACCGAGCGCCTCCAGATGGACGACCACGACCAGCAATGCCGCCAGTGCCCGCAAGGCCTGTATGTTGAAGAGCATGCACCGAACGCCTCGAAGCCGAGGTACAGGAACGTACCCCGGCTTCGATACATGTCCCCGGCGGCAGGGTCGACGCCGCCGCCGGGAAGACTGCTTCGTTTTGGACGAAGTTGTCGGCGCCTCAGGCCATCAGCCCCAGCGAAGAACTGTAGTCGCCGCTGCTCATGAAGGTGATGTCCGACATTGCGAAGTTCGCGTCGCCGGCAAGTGTGATCTTGTCCGTACCGATTGAAACAACCGTCGCGTTGGCGGTGTGTGCGATGGACACCGCGCCAGAGTTCACGTTGACGAGGACGAGCTTGTCGACGCCATGCTGGAAATCGGTCACGGTGTCCTTGCCGTAGCCCGTGCCGAACACGAAGGTGTCCGCACCCGCGCCACCGGTAAGGGTATCGTCCCCGACGCCGCCGTTCAGCACGTCGTTGCCAAGGCCGCCGTCGAGCAGGTCGTTCCCGGCCCAGCCGAACAGCTTGTTGGCGCCGTCATTGCCGTAGATGCGGTTGCCCAGCGTGTTCCCCGCTCCGTTGATCACGGCGCTGCCGGTCAGGCGCAGCGTCTCAACATTGGCCGGCAGCGTGAAGCTGACCGAGGACATCACGGTATCGGTGCCCTCGTTCGCCTGCTCGATCACGCGGTCCCCGGCTGCATCGACGATGTAGATGTCGTCTCCCTTGCCGCCGACCAGCGTGTCATTGCCTGCCCCGCCATCCAGGTAGTCGTTGCCGTCCATGCCGGTCAGCACGTTGTTGCCACCGTTGCCGACGATACGATTATCGCCCGCATTGCCGGTGGCGTTGATGTTGGCAGTGCCATCGAGACGCAGGTTTTCGACATTGATGGAGAGCGTGTAGCTTACCGAGCTGACGACCAGGTCGCTGCCCTCCTTGGCGTACTCGACGATCTTCACCGCGCTGTTGTCGACGCGATAGATGTCGTCGCCGGCCCCGCCGATCAGCACATCGGCCCCGCCGGCGCCATCGAGGTAGTCATTGCCTCCAAGGCCCTTCAGCATGTTGACGGCGCTGTTGCCGATCAGCCGGTTGCCGAGCGCATTGCCGGTGCCGTCGAGGGCCTTGTCGCCGGTCAGCGTCAAGTTCTCCACGTTGTCGCCAAGGACGTAGCTGTCGCTGGCGAGAACGGTGTCGATCCCCCCGTTTACCGCCTCGATCACCTTGTCCAGCTTCGAGCTGACACGGAAGGTGTCGTTGCCCGCAGTGCCGGTGTAGATCTTGCCCGTCGTTGTGCCGGTTGGCGACGAAGGGGGCGTCGGCGTGGTCGGAACCGTCTTGGGCTCATCGGTCGTCGGCGTCGGAATGATCGGCGGTGAAGTCGTGCCCGAAGAGCCACCCGGCGTATAGGTAACATGCTTGCCGTTGGTCGTCGTCGAGACGGTGTCGCCGGTACGATAGGCGCGGATATAGTCGATCTTCATCTCGCCGGTCGGAGTGCTGGCGTCGCTCGGGCCGCTCCAGCTGTCCTTGCCGCCGACCGCGAGGTTGACGAGCATGTACATCTCCTTCTGCATCGCCTTGGGCGTCGCCTGGCGCGCCACTTCGACGCCATCGATGTAGTAGACGATCCGGTCGGCGTTCCAGTCGACGCCATAGGTATGCATCTTCGTGGTATCGACGACTGCGCGGTCCTGCGCCTCCAGCGTCTTGCCCGGCGTCGAGGTGCCGTGCGTCGACATGTAGAGCACGTTCGGATCCTTGCCGTGCTGCTCGAAGATGTCGAGTTCGGGCGGCCAGCTGTTGTCAGTCGGCAGCAACCAGAACGCAGGCCAGAAGCCGTTTCCGGCAGGCATCTGCGCACGGATCTCGAAGTAGCCGTACTGCTGCGCGAAGGTGAACTTCGTGGTCAGCAGGCCCGAGGTCCAGGTGTGGCCGTCCATATAGGGCAGGATGTCGGCGCTGGCCCGCTCGGCCTTGATGGTCAGGATGCCGTCGTCGATCGAGAACGGGTTGACGCCCAGCGCCTTCTTGCCGGTGCCGCCCCAATCCTCATCGAAATAGAGCTGCGCTTCGGTGCGCAGGGTACGGCTGGCGACTGTGCCAGGGCCGCCGTTGCCGAACTCGGTGCGCCAGGTGCCGCCCTTCGAATAGAGGCTGAGCGCGTTGAATTCGTCACCGAAGCTCTGGACCAGGCCGCTGCGGTTGAGTTCGTAGGTGAAGTCGGTCGAGACGAGGCTTGCCGCCTTCACGTCGCGCAGGATCAGATCCTCGCCATTGGCGAAGTGCAGGACCGTGTCGTTGCCGACCTGCCTGGCCATCGACTGGACCTGTCCGAAGCTGGTCACCCCGTACCCGCCGAGCCGGATTTTGTCGACGCCGGTAGCGAAGTCCATGATGACGTCGCTGCCGTTGCCGGCGGTTACGATGAAGGTGTCCTTGCCGGCGCCTCCAATCAGGACGTCGTTGCCCGCGCCGCCGTTGAGCTGCTGCGCATATTCGTTGCCGACGATGACGTTGTCGAGGTCGTTGCCGCCGCCGTACCAGGCCTGGTTGCCTTCGAGGAGCAGGTTTTCGACGTTGGCGCCGAGGATGTGATAGACTGAAGAGCGGACCGTATCGATACCCTCGCCGCGGGCCTCGAACACTTTGTCCTTCTCGGACGAGATGATGTAGGTGTCGTCACCGAGCCCGCCATAATAGCTGTCGCCGCCGCCATACCCGCGCATCACGTCGGCCTTGGCCGAACCGTTGAGCGTGTCTGCGGCCGACGTTCCGAAATAGGCGTTTACGGAAGCCGAAGAGCTATTAAGTAAAACCCCAAATGCGTTTTTATAGGAAAAAGCCATTATCTAAATCCCCGTCAAGCAAGCCCAATTGCTTCGCTGCTGTGTGGGGATTGATAGAATCGCTATTCACAATCCTGACATAAGGACTCTGGTAAATGCAATTTAATCGATTGCAGAAATCGAGTTATTATTGCCTGAAAATCGAATCATGGAGACTCTTGAGAAAAATCTTTGATAGACGTTCTTTCTCCGCTCTCCGATTTCGGCCAAGCAGAACATCAGCATCACCGTCAGCGCGGTAGCTGCAAAGCCGCGCGTCAGGGAACCCACGCTTGCCGGCCAGATGGCAACGATCAGCACCATGACCGGCAGATGTGCGATATAGAGCGTGAAACTTGCTCCCGCGCAGTACCGGACCAGCGCTTCCACCCGCCCCGGCCAGATCGGCCGGTCTCCCGCCGCCGCAGAGAACACGACAATCGCAGCGCCTGTCAGCACACAGAGGCCCAGATAGTAGCCCATGCTCGCTGCCATGGCGGCCGGCTCACCCCATTCGAAAAGAGGCATGGCAACGATGGCGCACCATCTGCGCCATGCGAAAGCCAACAGTCCAATGAGCACAAGCGCGACGGCACCCGGGACGGGGCGAATGGCGAAACCTTTTTGCACTGCCGCCCAGGCCGCAACGCCGATCAGCCACAACGGAAACGCAAGTACGATCCGCGGCCCGCAGGCCAGGGCCCATACGAGCACCAGCGCCCAGCGCCAGTGCCCGCGAACATAGAACAGTGCTGCAAAGCCGACGTAGTACGCAACCTCGAAGCCCAGCGACCAGAAAGGTGCCCCAGTCGAGACAAGGCTGCGGTTGAACCAGATCTCGTTAGTGAAAGTAAGGTAGCGCAGCATGCCCCACCAACCCGGCGCCTCACCGATCACCGCGCCGCTCGAGACATGCCCGCCGACCCCGTATACTCTCGGTGCCAGCGTGACAATGATCGCATAGCACACGAGCATCACGACGAGCGCCAGCGGCACCACCGAGTACATCCTCAGTGCCCGCGCCTTGGCAAAGGATCGCCAGTCACGCTCCTTGTGCTGGGTAACGAAGGCGATGACAAAGCCCGAGAGCACGAAAAAGATCGCCACCCCCTCCTTCGCGCTATGCCCGAGCATGGCTGGCAGATGCATCTTGTAGACCTCTCCGGCATGACCGACGAGGACGAGCAAGGCCGCGAACAGCCGCAGCAGGTCCAGAAAAACGGACAAGTTCCTGGTCAAGGTGAGTCCCCAATTGGCTGCACCACACCCCGACGAACACCCTCCGTCTCTCTCCAGGGGCATGATACAGCAGCTCCGAGAGATCAGGTTAAAGTTTGAAGTGGCGAGTCCTCAATCAGAAGTGCATCCGAAATACAGCCAGTTATCGAGTGAAGGTTGCCGCCTTGCGCAAGCATTTAAAGCCGGTCAGGAGGCGCAGGCAATCACCAGCAGCAAGATCTGCCGCTAATCGCTTACCGCTCCCACGAACCACCCGCACTTCAAGTTGAAGCGCTCAGGTTGTCAGCATAGCCCGCGCGCCATGGCGCCGCGCCAACGCCTGCAAGCGCACAAGCATTTCATCCCGCAAAGACTCACGCTTGCCGGGATTGCTGAGAAACGGATCGAGCTTGGCAAGGTCCGACAGGGCCTGTGCAGTACGCCCGACGTTATAGCCCAGCATGCGCCGGAACGCCGGCAACTCTTCGAGTACACGTTTAGCCTGCGCCTTGAGAAACGGGGGCTGCGCGTTCGACACGATCCGATTGCGGAACTCCGCGAATGCCGCCTCCGCATCCAGCCTCACCATTGCGCCGAAGGGCTCGGCCCGCTTGCCAAAACGGAAAAGTTGTATGGGGTCAGGCGGCGGCACCAGAACGACATCGACCGTCAGTTCGAGCGATGCCGTCCAATCCGCCCATTTCGCGGTCGAGAAGTTCCGCGATACTGCAAAAGGTCGCCATGGCACCCCAAACGCATCGGCAAGAATCGCCCCGTGAAGCGATTCCGTAAGGACCAGCCTGGCGCCGGCCAGCGCTCGGATAACATTTTCCGGCGTCCCACGCGGATCGACGAGATCGAAGCCAGCCGCCTGCACTGCATCAGCCCACCCGGGAAAGGCGATGGTCTCGTAATGTGGAACCACGACCGGACGCCGCGAAACGCCAGACATCGGCGGACGAAAGCCATCGATCATGGTTGCCAGAATGGCGCCATCGGTCAACGCGCAACCCGCATCGATACCCAGCACCCGCGCCGTGATCGGACCTCTTACGCAGTGATACTCAACCTCGCAGTCCTGCCAGCGCTCAATACCGGTGTAGCCCGCGCCGCTTGAGAACACATGCAATGCACGATGTTGCCCCGGATCGATACCGACGATGGTGCCGATGCCCACAAAAGCGCGAACATCGCCGTCCTCCACTTCTCCACTGAACAGGCTCGGCACGATTTCAGGCCAAAGCACCGGGTTGAGGTCGTCACCGAAATTCGGGACAGCTGGCTTGTATCGAAGCATCTTCATCGTTTCTGCCTCGTGACGCGAGGGCGCGCAAAACGATGGCCTCGCCCCCGCCACATGGGCGCGCTTCGAATCACGCAAAACCTTCTGCAGCCAATACCGGGATCGGCGGACATGGTAGCCATTC includes these proteins:
- a CDS encoding MFS transporter; translated protein: MQHEETADLPYLRKVVGASMAGTVVEWYEFFLYGTAATLIFGKLFFPATGNDLDGVIAAFATYAVGFIARPLGGVVFGHIGDRIGRKSLLQFSLLLIGFSTFLMGCLPTFGAIGYWAPVLLVLLRFVQGFALGGEWGGAVLLVAEHSPNHSRAFWGSFPQAGVPLGNLLATVVLLVLSATLTDGQFLSWGWRIGFWLSAVIVGIGYYIRTQVTDSPIFEAAKAEAEERAHEDYGLSEVFRRYPRGVFTAMGLRVGENILYYMVVTFSITYLAHIGVDTTEILALLFCAHILHVVLIPMFGAMADRIGRRPVYMLGAALTIAWPFAAFPMFNSASTVVVLGGIFLGMFVHALMYAPQPAIMAEMFPTRMRYSGVSLGYQVTAIFAGSWAPLIGTTLLREYDDWLPIAFYVAAAGAISLISALIMVESKGVSLLAIDREDQMRLNAASS
- a CDS encoding O-antigen ligase family protein, which encodes MNSASLATRRPVRIVNPLAGRAVQDGAFAALIVLSRIPANLGTAGAGFGLMLMCLYAALRVDQCRNVLKRCSPQLAYPALALISVAWAIYPMVTGRAAIQMTLTAFAGLLLSQAVRPRIVLLGLFGVFAGYTAASLVAGHSQPDGIDGIPALVGLGGEAKNYFADSAATAALLAIAVAALCLERRAFGRAGLCAIVALACLVATERARSAGAVASLAVAGGLLFAMLLLRRCSPAVKIGFTVALLAALALGATFFDSLLAMVTEMSDKDAGLTGRGYLWYRAEYIIAERPWLGTGYFGFWTPANADAIGLWRYFGVRQEGTAFSFHNSYIQTIVETGYLGLGVLLATWLCGIAALLRRFVLTPSLPTCFWLSYLVLELSKSPVEPIRPAALVAPTIMLFAALGFGYFPVGSSEKSG
- a CDS encoding acyltransferase family protein, coding for MLFNIQALRALAALLVVVVHLEALGRPLGLGKGVFDLFAVGVDLFFVISGFIMIHATSGRAISPGRFMLDRLLRIAPLYWTLTFCLFAVALIRPALLGTTQADWGALLRSLLFIPYERVDGTMRPILFVGWSLNFEMAFYLVFAVGLTVRDTGRRVLCGVGMLGFAVLLGALLRQAMRPELQFLTQPILLEFAAGMVLGWVYPRLPVSRSMARFATFSGVVALVVLIWTAQWPFPEGWPVSLVPACAVMLAALVAERGGLSITWRPAQMLGAASYALYLTHPFVTQAWILAAKHSGLLLPAFAPFLIVGAFASAILVAVMTHRWVELSLGRNARRWVDRLKALRNRVPIGGQPETAR
- a CDS encoding family 16 glycosylhydrolase, translating into MAFSYKNAFGVLLNSSSASVNAYFGTSAADTLNGSAKADVMRGYGGGDSYYGGLGDDTYIISSEKDKVFEARGEGIDTVRSSVYHILGANVENLLLEGNQAWYGGGNDLDNVIVGNEYAQQLNGGAGNDVLIGGAGKDTFIVTAGNGSDVIMDFATGVDKIRLGGYGVTSFGQVQSMARQVGNDTVLHFANGEDLILRDVKAASLVSTDFTYELNRSGLVQSFGDEFNALSLYSKGGTWRTEFGNGGPGTVASRTLRTEAQLYFDEDWGGTGKKALGVNPFSIDDGILTIKAERASADILPYMDGHTWTSGLLTTKFTFAQQYGYFEIRAQMPAGNGFWPAFWLLPTDNSWPPELDIFEQHGKDPNVLYMSTHGTSTPGKTLEAQDRAVVDTTKMHTYGVDWNADRIVYYIDGVEVARQATPKAMQKEMYMLVNLAVGGKDSWSGPSDASTPTGEMKIDYIRAYRTGDTVSTTTNGKHVTYTPGGSSGTTSPPIIPTPTTDEPKTVPTTPTPPSSPTGTTTGKIYTGTAGNDTFRVSSKLDKVIEAVNGGIDTVLASDSYVLGDNVENLTLTGDKALDGTGNALGNRLIGNSAVNMLKGLGGNDYLDGAGGADVLIGGAGDDIYRVDNSAVKIVEYAKEGSDLVVSSVSYTLSINVENLRLDGTANINATGNAGDNRIVGNGGNNVLTGMDGNDYLDGGAGNDTLVGGKGDDIYIVDAAGDRVIEQANEGTDTVMSSVSFTLPANVETLRLTGSAVINGAGNTLGNRIYGNDGANKLFGWAGNDLLDGGLGNDVLNGGVGDDTLTGGAGADTFVFGTGYGKDTVTDFQHGVDKLVLVNVNSGAVSIAHTANATVVSIGTDKITLAGDANFAMSDITFMSSGDYSSSLGLMA